DNA sequence from the Siniperca chuatsi isolate FFG_IHB_CAS linkage group LG3, ASM2008510v1, whole genome shotgun sequence genome:
TCTGGGCTGTGACCGCGTGCCTGGTGCTGCTCTGTGTTCTCCTCCTGGCTGCCGGTATCGGCGCTGGACTCCACTGTAAGAAATGTATCTTCTCTAAGAAAGCATGATTTGCACTGCGAAACATCCATTCACCAACctcaagttgttgttttttttttagatttcccGTGCAGTTAAATGGACATTGATGGTAGAGGAGTCTCACTGTGAATTTACTGTCTGTTTCAGGCAGAATCAAACTGCAGACCCTCAAAGTGAGCTGGGccgaggagagaaaacagactgTGGTTGAACTCAGTGAGTGTAGACTCTGGTTTGTGTGCATCTGACTGAGCCTGTTTCTCTATGTGTGTTTGCAACGGACATTTGACACTTTTCCTTCTTAAACTGTCCATGCTTGCAGATCATTTCTGTAAGGATGGATGTACATCATTCAACAACAGCTTTTACTACATTTCTGCTCAACAAAAGAGCTGGGAGGAGAGCAGACAGGACTGCAAGGACAGAGGGGCAGATCTGATCATTGTAAACAGCAAAGAAGAGCAGGTAAAAGAAAACAAGCTAAATATTTTGTTCCCTTACATTGCTGTTTGAATGTAAAACAGACAGTGCAGGGTGTTTAGTTGGCTTCGTTGCAGGTATTCATCAATTCCTTAAACCGTGTATTCTGGATTGGTCTGACTGACACGGAAGAAGAGGGAACATGGAAATGGGTAGATGGTTCAGTTCTGAACAGCACAGAGtaagacattttcttttctccagtGCTATGTGACAGCCAGTTAGTGGGTTAACAGTACATTGTGCATCACGTTTTGTAATAACGAGCCAGTCATTGATTGTCCATGTTTGAACAGGTTTTGGAGAAAAGGT
Encoded proteins:
- the LOC122872863 gene encoding CD209 antigen-like protein E, with the translated sequence MSEYIYDNDPGEQKQMEEIAFNTSGESDEAEERTVVIYESSDVYGGRKAVTRPTVHQQPGRTAFWAVTACLVLLCVLLLAAGIGAGLHCRIKLQTLKVSWAEERKQTVVELNHFCKDGCTSFNNSFYYISAQQKSWEESRQDCKDRGADLIIVNSKEEQVFINSLNRVFWIGLTDTEEEGTWKWVDGSVLNSTEFWRKGEPSGSIRGAMHNCVDTFWYTQQRSWNDNKCAKPQLWICEK